DNA from Marinagarivorans cellulosilyticus:
TGTGGTGGTTCGTAAAGCTCGGCAAGTTTGCTGTCATTTTGCCGCGCAAGTTCACCAGCCTTAAGGGCGTGCATAATGGGCGTATCTGGCGTTGTTGTGGTTTCGCTAAACAGGCCTGCACCCACGAAAAACTGAAACTGCAAGCTTGAGCCGTCAATATCGACGTAGTACTCGCGCAAGCGAGCGCAAATAGTTTCGGCTATTTCCAGTGCGGCATTGGCTTGTGTGTTGGCAACCAAAACAAGAAAACCATTTCCGCTAAACTGGCAAGCTACTGAGCCTTCGGGGCACAGTGTTTTTAAATAGTTGCCAATGTTTTTCAGTACGCGATCTGCGGCTAGGGCGCCAACCTTTTGTACCACTGTGGGCAAAAACTGGTCGATTTCAATATGGATAACCGCGCCGGTTTGTTCGTTTTCGGCGGCGACATCGAGCGAGCGGTAAAGCTTCTCCACAAAGCTATTGCGATCCAGCAGGTTGCTGTTGTTGGTTGTTGAATCAGGGCTTTTGCTGGTGCTTGGCGCGCTGCTTTCGCTTGCTTGGCTTTTGCCTACGCCGGGCACTAATAATTGTACGCAGGTTTCGTCGTCGTAGCTGGCAAGGCTGATATCTACGTTAATTGTTTTGCTTTGGCCATCTTCGCTGAGTACTTTAAAGGCAAGTACTTGTGTGTCTAGCATGTTGCCTTTGGTGGCAACATCCTTGAGAAAGTCCCTGAGTGTTTCTTGGTCGCTAGGGTCGATGACATCGATGATGGGCGTACACTCTAGATCGTCTCTATCGGCGTAACCCAGTAGCTGGGCAAAACTGTCGTTGGTGTATAAGAACATGCCGTCTTCTACGAACGCGATAGCGTCTTTTGAGCTATCTAATAATTGTTGGTTGCGGCGTTCAACATCTTTGAGTTTGCGCTGAGCGTATCGGCTTTGGCTTCGGTATTCGCGGTTTTCTAGTTCACGCGTGATGACTTGCAGCAAGTGTTGATCTTCATCGACCAGTAGTACATCGGACGCGCCTTTTTTAAGGCCATCAACAATGGCTAGGCTGCCTTCTTCATCCGTAAGGAGCACCATGGGGACATCTTTATTGAGCTTTCTAATTTGCTTAAGTGCGGTTTCTGGTGTGAGGTTGGTGGTATCCACATGCCCAATAAGGAGGTCCCAGCTGCGTTCTTGCAATACCTTAATAAGCGCTTCTTCGCTTTCTACATGTTGTGCATCAGGGGTTTTACCTGCATTGGTTAGCATGCTGGCAAGGCGATTAGCCTCGTCGCGCGAGTCATTCAAAATTAATAAACGAATTGGAGTGTTGGCGTTCATACCGCTCTACTTTAATTGGTTTCTGGCTTAGCTAATGCTATAAGCCACTTGTGACTTTGAGTGTTTTTGTCTTGTTGTCTGTAAATTGTTCGATGCAGTTTACAGTTTAGCTCTACTTGTGGTGCGGGTACTCAATAGTACACGCTGCACGAAATGGCACAGAGTGTACTCAATTGCAGGCCGGCAGACCAGTGTTGTATCAAAGCCCGCGCACCAAAGTGCTTTTAGTTTGGCTTGTTTCTAGGTTGTTAAAGTTTGTGTTGAGCTTGGCCTGGAGTTTGGCTGTCGTTGATATCTTGTAGATTAAAGGCTTTGACCTTGCCTGTGGTGAGCTGGCTGGTGGTGAGTTTGGCGAGCGCGGGCTTAGCTGAGCTATCGAGCTTGAGCTTAATCTTGGTGTTTTCACTAAAGAGTATGTTGGCGGTGAGTAGCCCGGAGCCTTTTTGAGGCGGCTGATTGGGGAATGTGAAGGCGCGCATAAAGTCGGAGTAGCCGCCATCGTCGTAATTACACGATGCCGCTACAGCCTGTGCTTTGGTGCTGACAAGCTGAACCCCAATTAACGAATGGCTTTTAAGTTTTCGGATCCAGCGAATAACACCGAGGCTCCAGTCGCGTTTTGCGTGCTCGCGTATAGCAATAACATCACCTGCATCAATGCGAACGGGCTGAACGCCCTCCCATTGCAAACAATAGCCCTCTTTACTGATGTTTTGTGTTGTAACGCGCAGTGGTGCAACGGTACTTGTGGCGCCGTTGTTCGATGTGCTTTTGGCGCTGGCGGCAGGGGTAAGGGCGCTAAGGAGATTAGATAGCCCGCTAGGCTTTTTGTTTTTATCGACACGGGTTTGTTCGCCAAGGAATTCATTAAAGTTATCAAAGCCGCTGAGTTTGCTGTGACACTGTTGAAAGCCTACAACAATTTCGGCGGTGTGTTCGCTGCTGTGCCGGTTGCTTGTCCTGGCAATGTTTCTGCCCCACGCATTTTCGAGGTGCAGTGTTGTTGGTGAGCTAATTTCGGGTGGTATGGTAATTTCGAGGCCGTGTCCAATAACATTGGCCTCGCCTTCGAGTAAGTTGGCCAATTGTTGGGTTAGCATTGTGAAATCAATGTGCAGTAACCGGCCTGTTTCGGGCGGCGCTTTGCGCTCGGTCAGCATGGGTGGGTTGTTAGAATCAAGATCGATCCAGAACGTTGTTGGCGTCGGCGAAAATTTAAGCGTCTGAGCCCACAATTCGAGCGCGTTAAAGGTATGGCTCATATCAATTTGAGTTAATTGATTAAGGCGGGCGCCTGCGAGCGCTACCATGCGCAGGTAGCAGTGCGACGGTGTTGCAGAGTTAAGGCCAGAAAAGCGCGGTTTAACAAGTAGTTGCCCAATCTCTAGGTGTTCCGCAACTTGTATTAATGCATTGGCATAACGCCAGATAACAGGAGACGCTTGGCTATAGAGCTGTTGGTTTCGAAGCTGCATTAGTGCCAAGCATTGCAGCGCATTGAATGTGGCCTCTGCCGCGACAGCTTGCTGTGCTGCCTTTAGCTTTTTTTCTGCGCATAAGTTCTGCAGTACTAGTAGATAGCCGGTCGCGAGGCTTTTAAGAATGGTTTGGCCTAAAACCGCCGCCTTTTGTGCGTTTTGCGGCAAGGCGAGGGGCTGGTTTAAAAAGGCCTTCCCCAGCGACAGTGTGCAGGGGTAGGCAACCAGAAATAAGCTGTCTAGCATGGTTTTGCGTTCAGTGGCTAGCGTTTTAAGGCGTAGCACTTGTGGGATGGCTTGGTATAAATGGCCACAGGTCTGAACGGTTTGTGTCGTTTTTAGGTTATCAACCCACTCAGTGACGCGGTTAGATTTGTTACTTGCGCAAAAGGCCAGTAATTCAATGTCTTGCGCGGGTAGCTCAAGAGCCTTGAATAGTGGTTGCACGTCTATCTCGTGGGTCATTTAATAAGCTGCCTTAATTAGTCTTTCTTCTTTTTGCTGTTGGCAAAAGGCCATGTTCTAACTTTTTGTGATTCCATTCCGTATCGGCAAAACACTTTTTTATGTATGCGTAAAGTGTGTTGTGCTGATTTTGAGAAGTGGGCCATTATAGCGATATCTGTTCTGACTAAAAGATGCTTGTTTTATTGGGTTTGTGAGGTATTTCTCGTACCAGTTTTGGAACGAGAAACCCCGGTAACGCTGCTTGCATCTCTTGATGTATAGCTACCGCGCGCTTTTCGGGCAAATCGAAGTGCGCTGCACCTTTTACTTTGTCCATTAAATGTAGATAGTAGGGTAAGGCGCCTGCGTCAAATAGTTGTTCGCTTAATTCAACCAAAGTGTCGCTTGTATCGTTAATACCTGCCAGTAATACAGATTGGTTGAGTAGTGTGATGCCGGCTTGTTTGATCTTGCACAGCGCTTCGCGTACGTCGTCGTCAATTTCGTTGGGGTGATTGCAATGAATAACCACGATAGGATTAAGCCGGCTGCTAGTGAGTTTGTTAATGAATGCTGTGGTTATACGCTGCGGCAATACAATGGGCAGCCGGCTATGGAAGCGAATACGTGTGATGTGTGAGATACCTTCAATTTGATCGATAAGCCAATTGAGCTGGCTATCACCAAGCACTAAGGGGTCGCCGCCGCTAAGAATAACCTCGTTAATCGTCGTGTTTTGGCGTATGTAATCAAGAGACTCAAGCCATTGTGTGCGGCTGGGGTTATTACTTTGGTAGTCGAAGTTACGGCGGAAGCAATAGCGGCAATTGATGGCGCATTGGCCGGCGGCAATTAATAACACGCGGCCGTGGTATTTATGGATAACACCCTGGGTCGGGTTGTGCTGGTGCTCGGCTAGTGGGTCGTCAGAGTAGCCGTCAATTTCTTTGTTTTCTGCCTGTACGGGTAGAATCTGCAACAGTAGTGGGTCGTTAAGATCCCCTTTTTGCATGCGGGCAAGAAAAGGGCGTGTGACGCGTACGCTAAAAAGTGCCTCCCCTTTATAAGCGCTAGCGAGATGCTCTACAGGCAGTTCCAGTGCTTCAAAAAGTGCTTTTGGGCAAGTTATTAGGTTTTTTAGCTCATCTTGCCAGCTGGGGGTATACGCAGCCTGCTGTGTTCGGGGTATCATACGCGCCTTTTTATTTGTGCAACGAATCCGGAAGAGGAAGTGAAATGGCGGACTATTCTACCAACGAATTTCGCAGCGGGCTGAAAGTTATGCTTGATGGCGACCCATGCTCAATAGTGGAGAACGAATTTGTAAAACCGGGCAAGGGGCAGGCGTTTAACCGTGTTCGCTTGCGTAACTTGCGTTCCGGCCGCGTGTGGGAGCGTACCTTTAAGTCGGGGGAGAAGCTAGAAGCCGCTGATGTAATGGATCAAGATATGGAGTATCTCTATAACGATGGTGAGTTCTTCCACTTTATGGACCCGCAAAGTTTTGAGCAAGTGCAAGCCGACCTAACAGCTGTTGGCGATACGGCTAAGTGGTTAAAAGAGCAAGATGTGTGCGTTGTGACATTGTTTAACGGTGCCCCTTTAGCTGTTGCTGCGCCGAACCATGTTGAATTGGAAATTGCAGAAACAGATCCTGGTTTAAAAGGTGATACAGCCCAGGGTGGTACTAAGCCTGCCACTTTAACAACGGGTGCTGTTGTTAAAGTTCCCTTATTTTTAACCACGGGTGAAGTGATTAAAGTCGATACGCGTACGGGTGAATACTTGGGGCGCGCAAACGCTAAGTAAGTGTTTTTTTACGGCGCGTTAAAGGCCAGGTTTCCCTGGCCTTTTTTGTGGCTGCTGTTTGTGATGCAAAAGTTTTGGTCAATCAATTAGGTGTTAAAAGATGGGCGATGTTGTAAGGCGCTTGCAAGCTAGGGCACAGTTGCTTCGAAAAGTACGCGATTACTTTTTTCGGCATCAAGTGATGGAAGTGGATGTGCCCGCGTTGTCGCAATACACCGTGACAGATCTTCACTTACAAGGCTTATCGGTCATGGTGAATGGTGCACAGCACTATTTGCAGACATCGCCAGAGTTTTATATGAAGCGTTTGTTGGCCCAAAGTAGTGGCAGCATTTATAGTATGGCGAAAGCCTATAGGGCCGATGAAGCAGGAAAAAAGCACCAGCCAGAATTCACAATGCTTGAATGGTATCGGCTAGGCTTTGACGACACAGCATTGATGGCAGACCTTGAATCGCTGTTGCAATATTTAGGTTGCAATAGTGTTGTTGAGCGCGTTGCCTATCGCGATATTTTTTTGCGTTATACCGGAATTAATCCAGCTCTTGCGAGTATCGATGAGTTAGCGCGCTACGCTAAAGAAAATTTAGCGATAACGTGGGGCGACGACTCTATAAGCACATGGCTTGATGTTATTTTTAGTTTCTGCATAGAGCCCCATTTGCAGCCCTTAACGATTGTCTATGATTTTCCTGCATCGCAGTGTGCATTGGCTAAATTGGATATTAACGATCACGGCGAAAAAGTCGCGAAGCGTTTCGAGCTTTATTGGCAAGGAATCGAGCTTGCCAATGGTTACTGGGAATTGACCTGTCCCGTCGAGCAAAAGCGGCGCTTTGAAGACGATAATCGTGCGCGTGAAAAAAGAGGGTTAGCTAAGATTCCTATAGACCCTCATTTAATGTCGGCATTAGAGGCTGGCTTACCTGAATGCGCAGGAATAGCTCTTGGGATAGACAGATTGTTAATGTGTCTTCAAGCGGTTGACGATATCCGCGACGTCTCGATATTCAGTTTGTGAAATTAGTGTTTTTATTAAAAAACGCATTGTCACTAATTTTTAATAATGTGTTTTCGACTATAACCATAGCGTCTTTTTTCATTCTTTTAATTCGTTGTTGACGTATTACGTCCTTTTTGTGCGCTTAGCGTAATATTTAAAATATGTCTCAATTTCTACGATTATATTAATACGCCTTGCATCACATTTTTTTAAGACATGTCAATATTAAGCTGTGGTGCCAGTGCTTCGCTGCTAGCTTAGTTAAAAGTAGTGTGTCGTAATGTTCG
Protein-coding regions in this window:
- a CDS encoding EAL domain-containing protein, with amino-acid sequence MNANTPIRLLILNDSRDEANRLASMLTNAGKTPDAQHVESEEALIKVLQERSWDLLIGHVDTTNLTPETALKQIRKLNKDVPMVLLTDEEGSLAIVDGLKKGASDVLLVDEDQHLLQVITRELENREYRSQSRYAQRKLKDVERRNQQLLDSSKDAIAFVEDGMFLYTNDSFAQLLGYADRDDLECTPIIDVIDPSDQETLRDFLKDVATKGNMLDTQVLAFKVLSEDGQSKTINVDISLASYDDETCVQLLVPGVGKSQASESSAPSTSKSPDSTTNNSNLLDRNSFVEKLYRSLDVAAENEQTGAVIHIEIDQFLPTVVQKVGALAADRVLKNIGNYLKTLCPEGSVACQFSGNGFLVLVANTQANAALEIAETICARLREYYVDIDGSSLQFQFFVGAGLFSETTTTPDTPIMHALKAGELARQNDSKLAELYEPPQEEGEATARSDKDLERLIQKALDNGRFKLLFQPILSLRGSTQEHYEVLMRMLDSKGNEITPDEFLEVADSIGITAKIDRWVILEALKTLTSHRANGHNTRLIINLSNASIKDNTLPEWLAIAFKAAKLPSDSLVFQMGEPEVNDHITQAKTLSEKLTDLGAAVCISRFGCGVNPLNALQHVPAKYIKIDGTYTQELQEGNTARFGELIKELHTIEKVTIVPFVENASVLSKLWQSGVHYIQGFYLQAPTDSMNYEFDSDN
- the epmB gene encoding EF-P beta-lysylation protein EpmB, which translates into the protein MIPRTQQAAYTPSWQDELKNLITCPKALFEALELPVEHLASAYKGEALFSVRVTRPFLARMQKGDLNDPLLLQILPVQAENKEIDGYSDDPLAEHQHNPTQGVIHKYHGRVLLIAAGQCAINCRYCFRRNFDYQSNNPSRTQWLESLDYIRQNTTINEVILSGGDPLVLGDSQLNWLIDQIEGISHITRIRFHSRLPIVLPQRITTAFINKLTSSRLNPIVVIHCNHPNEIDDDVREALCKIKQAGITLLNQSVLLAGINDTSDTLVELSEQLFDAGALPYYLHLMDKVKGAAHFDLPEKRAVAIHQEMQAALPGFLVPKLVREIPHKPNKTSIF
- the efp gene encoding elongation factor P encodes the protein MADYSTNEFRSGLKVMLDGDPCSIVENEFVKPGKGQAFNRVRLRNLRSGRVWERTFKSGEKLEAADVMDQDMEYLYNDGEFFHFMDPQSFEQVQADLTAVGDTAKWLKEQDVCVVTLFNGAPLAVAAPNHVELEIAETDPGLKGDTAQGGTKPATLTTGAVVKVPLFLTTGEVIKVDTRTGEYLGRANAK
- the epmA gene encoding EF-P lysine aminoacylase EpmA, which produces MGDVVRRLQARAQLLRKVRDYFFRHQVMEVDVPALSQYTVTDLHLQGLSVMVNGAQHYLQTSPEFYMKRLLAQSSGSIYSMAKAYRADEAGKKHQPEFTMLEWYRLGFDDTALMADLESLLQYLGCNSVVERVAYRDIFLRYTGINPALASIDELARYAKENLAITWGDDSISTWLDVIFSFCIEPHLQPLTIVYDFPASQCALAKLDINDHGEKVAKRFELYWQGIELANGYWELTCPVEQKRRFEDDNRAREKRGLAKIPIDPHLMSALEAGLPECAGIALGIDRLLMCLQAVDDIRDVSIFSL